The window ttacttatttttatttttgttattttgtgaataatatttttttaatattttttatttatttttgagctccattgtcatacatttttaatataagctacttggtattgtaagattacataatattattagattctATTATACTTAGCATCAAGcagtgtaacataaaacaaaataaggtattaacctataatatcaatcctattgtaatgaatgaacacattaatattacacaggttaaattaaagttaagtcttacaaaataaagtctactcaattaatatttaagaactcatcaaaacacatagccatcagaaggctgttacttgtcttctaacatgaccctgtagaaatccacagcatcatccggtatttcaaaaaacttcaacagagcttgaacatccttcttcttttctttgctcaccatatttttctttggtaaaacagaggattttagcaatacttcatggctggatttcattttcagaacttcaacttcCACTGGGTATGCGAAGTAGGTATGCTGTACTGATACGGAGACTCTTTTATGTCTCTTATTATATGTGATAACACgttgactattcattttaaatggcaacctagctcgtagtaccttctgtgaactctcttttagatctttgatttcccagtccctgctcagaattgtttgggagacagtatgttttcccgtcttctgtaagatttctcaattctaccgaacactctgtctggagccatgtagctgtgtccccgaatagggaagaaatgtagaatattactgaataatgtgcttttttccaagaaagcagtaagtgtggccaggatgacactgtttttgttttggCTGCTACAAGAGTCTGAGAATAAATGTATCGTGGTAGAGCCATCTTTGTGCAGTTTCTTTTTCAGGTTAAAAAGAAAGTCCAGTAAAGCTGAAGCAACTTCCTGAAGATTCTGTTTCTAGCCAAGTACAGAAAAATATGTCTTCCTGTCTCTGCTCCTTTGAGTGAATCATGATGCAGGGGTTGTATAACCACACTTGTCTAGCATAGAAAACCTCGCTCACTGATAACTTCGGAATTGGGTGATTATGTTGCATGTCAAAACATATCTTGATGACACCTGGgttttctttcattatttgataaaACCGCTTTACACAAAGTTTATGCAATCTATAACGTCCTCAGTTCATTCTTCTTCTCTAGGcatgtttctgtctttattttcatcAGACTAATTTTACAAGTGGAGCAGGTATCAGTGTGAGGAGTTTTGAATGACAGATTGAAACACTTATAGAATATATACTCATATTTTGACAGCAAGCACAGTTTCAATCCAgaacttttcctttcttcacagaatgtcttccacatcttattgactgagagatatgatggtaaatatcctctcttagacttTCCTCTGCCATGATGACTCTCTCTGCATTTATATATTTTGATGTGATTCTTAATGGCAACCGTTATGTCCTTGTGTTCCTTGCCTGTTCTGTCACCACCTTGATTTTCCTTAGGTAACTTCCCAGTATGATGAAACCTACTAGCCAGATAAGATAATCTGTCCTTTGACATGCCagaaattccttgaaaagttgctgcacagacaggaagtatttcaccagttttcttcctaatgctgtacttcacagaaacagttttcttcttcctagcacttTCAATGTTCACTACCCTGCGTTGAGGTGTGGAAATATGCATATACTTCAATAGAAACTTGTCTTGATCGACCTTGTTTAAAGAAGTCACATGatgatggaattctgtgatatcttcatagcagagttcagcagctttGCATTGTTTCATCGTTTTAGTTTCTGTACTTGTGGGCAAGTCTTTGAGTCCATGAGTGCATTTAATATTAGGTTCGTTTTTAGTTCTAGTCAGCTTTCCAGGTACTCTCTTCTTGTATCTAGACTTTCTTCCACCGACACATTCCTGAACCGGCACGCCAGCTTCAGAATCTTCAGATTCATTAATACTGTTGTAGAGTGAAATAGTTCCTCACACAGtaacttgcttaaaacttctcaagAAGTGAGTTTTATTCTGTCGACGACAATGAGGGCTAATCGCGGGAACATGTGGCATGCAGTTTCAAGAATACATCCTTTCAATAAAGGAGTCCGGCATTCCATTGTTCCACAGAATAACACTTCTGATTATCCACGAGAGTGCCACGtgattaatagttaactgcatttatcaagttttgctttaactttccgagagaatatatcgacttttgcaaaaacctagTGATTTCAACCACTTCTATACACGGCAAATATCGACTTATGCAAAGGATGATTGCACAGGATGGTGAGCAAGTTCAAACTGATAACATCagcatgcataactcaatttcAAACATTTTTCcatttatcgagttttgaaaaaatgctCCTCAATTGCGCTAGGAATACTGCTCGCTGGGCCCTGGTGATTTTCTTTGGATTAGTTAATATTTCAGGCATAAATACTCAGCTGATATTTACTCATAACTGCCCATCTGCCAAAATTGTCCGGCATAAATTCCTGACTGAGTTGGCTATTGACCTAATGAAGAATCATGCCGTCCGAAGAGCTTCTATTTCCAATATTCCCAGCATAACTAGAAAGAGGCTAAAGGAAATTTACAACATCAAGGAAGATGTCCAACCTAGATTAGAACCGTCAAAGGAAGTGGGAAGATGCAGGGTCTGCACGTTTAAGCAAAACCGGAAGACAAAGTACTTCTGTAAGAAGTGACATAAGTATCTGTGCCTTGAACACACAAATGTTGTATGCCATGACTGTCTTGATGGTTAATTGTGTACTGATGCAAATTTACAAACTTTAAATCTCAatcatgtttgtttgttttcttttcaacAGAGTTTATCATTGGATATTTTGTTAATTTCACTTGTTATAACTCAGTTATAATTTCTCCTTATTATTGCTCATAGATTACTTACGtgtattttaaataaaggttaagaTGATAAAATACTTAAGTATTATACCCTTCAATAAAAATTAGGTTCTTCATCAACTAAAATAAGTTTAGATAGTCATTTTCATGCAGTGCTAAGCCCCAATCCCCTAGAAGACAAAATGCTCCTGTCATTATGATCTATATGATGCATTAAAAATTAGGAGATCTTTAGGGACTGGAATTAGAAAGCTGGCATCAAATAATCTAGAAGACAAAGACTTTCTATGAATAATTCACTCTCACTAGATGGTTGGTAAGAAAAACTGGGTGGGCTTATAAATGCTGAATGGAAAAAAAACCTTATGATATATTACCCTGTCTAGTCTATTCCAAGGTTGTCAAACAGCAATAATCTCTCCTGGCAATGAAGTACATATCAGGGATTCTGCCCACTTCATTAATATAACTAGAAACTATCTATTTATCATTTCCTAAGACAGCCCAGAAAAAAGATTCTGAAGTAACATTAAGAGATGATATGATAGCCTCATAACCTGATATTTTCACTCAAATCAACCCTAGATTTGAAAATCACCACCTTATGAACTTGacatagaaagaagaaaaatgcacTTTATATGTTTGCTGTCCTAAATCATCTGGACAATTCTAATTCATGCTGTACATAAGGGGGCAATGATCCTAAAAGTCTGGTCTCAAACTTAAGACTCATCAGTGTACTATCATTAGCAGGGCAAAACATATACTCAACCTCAATCTATCCTGTGTCATCACTTGTTCACTTTATCCATGCGTTTATCCATGTGATTCAGTTCTTTTAATAACTTCTCATTTGTTGTGTTACCAATGCTACATAGGCCTACTTTCTCTGTAGATCAATATTTTGTTTTTCAAACAGAAATACCTTGCCCATCCTAAAAGTTCTGTTGTAATTGTGCTAAACTCTCAAGTTTGAGAAGGGACATAACAGTGTTGCTGCAGTGTTTATACTGTGTTTATTTAACTGGATTATTTCTTTTCTTGAAAATACACATTTGATTGTTTCAGATTGTAAACAGAACTCATTCCAGTGAACTGATGCCAGAGAAAGATTACCATTGTATTAACTTCAATGTTAATGAAGTTTCTGAGAAATTAGATCAGAGTAATCAAGAAGACATCATGACAGACAGCAGTGGGAATTCTTCACCAGATGTTGAAGACAGAGAAAACGATAACAGAACCCATTCATCCCAGTCCAATGATAATCCAATTCTTGTGCAGAGTTCACCTTTGGCTACAAATCAAGAAGCTGAAGTGGATAAACCTATATCACCTTCAGGAAGACCTTATAGTGCACCTGTTGTGAATAATAGAAACTCATTCAAAGAAAAAAGAGATCGACCTCACTTGGAGTTAGAATTAAATTGTAAGAATAGTGCAAACCTGTACATGTCGGTAGGAGTGCAGGTGTCACCATCTCCTCAGTATCGTTTACGTTTCTTGCCAATCTGTGGCTGTAGTCAAGATGAAAGTGAATGGGAATTTTGTCATTTTCGCTTCTTTCTGAGACTTATTGGACGCTGGGCATTCTCTCAATGTGGCCTGGGCATCCTACTTTTCTTATGGGCACTACTGGGAGCAGCTGCATTCCAACAAACAGAGGGACCAAGAGAAGATGAGCAGACCACAGAGTTGAGACTGATGCAAAAGGAACTGATTGATAATTTAGCAAAAGATCTGAAGAAAGTCAATTCTAGTTCATTGAACAACACAGAGAGTTTACATCGAGGTAGGATATCGGAGTATGTGGTGCAGCATGAACAACTCCTTCTGCAGGCAGTCAGCTCTGGCTATGGTGAAGGAGGAGGAGGTGGAAAGGTGTGGAACTATGCTGGATGTATCTTGTTTGCTGTATCTTTACTCACTACATTAGGTAAGTCTTATTTGCAGCTTGCAGTTTTCAGTTATACAATGCACCTCGCTTATTGTTCAGGATAGCAGTACTATCCATTATTACCGAGTTAGTGAACAACTGACAACCATAGGGTTGGTAGGAGAAGCTAATCAGATACTTTCTATTGACAGGAAAACCCTTTGTCATAGATAATAATGATGAAAAGCATTTGAAGTGTATAGACAACATTTTATAGTATTTATATAGATGTGATCGAAAGTAGTTAGTCATCATGGTTTTTTATGGGACAATTCCAAATTTTTGTCTTTTGTTATAAATGTTTTCAAAGGGCATTATACATTGACTTGTTCTAAATTTAACTAGACTGTTATTATTCGccttaaatatttttgttaaaagaaTTTTCATAAAAGAATTAATTGTGATGGGGAGTATGGCATAGTACTTGGTTTCTTTGATATTACCAAAGCTGCACATGACACTCATTTTTTTGTGCATAAATGAATATATCACTCATAAATGATTATATCATGTGCCAAATTTAATGCAAAGTTATCTCAGGTAATTACTGTATATTGTTGACTTAGGCTGTCATCAGTTGCTTTCCACTCCTTATATTTATAATACTCATTTTTTTATGAAAATACGACCTTTGGTGAAAATATTTTGATTTATAATGAATACCATTAACTGACACTGTGATGTGACATACAACATGTAACTGCTGAATTTCTCTCTATCTTACCAATATAAGAATAATGTAGTGTCTGTCCATACATTTGTTTCGTTGCAATCTTGAGAAGTTTGATAGTGTACATGATGTGGAGTCAATACGAAGGTTATGCtgaaagtttttagcagcgcgtaaaccgtaattctgaggacaatgggattattttcatttgaaagagcaatgttttttgaccttggaacatgcgcgcgcaacccctcctagcagtagttcctccacagcgagggaagaaagcacaggcagtgctgagtcagacacggtgcaagatggatctgtcgcgccACGATTTTCGAGtaatgattttttatgattataaaaagaaattaagtgccgaagaataCCATTCTTCTTTGCTGTGCATTTTTGGTGAGGttgccccttctagagccacagttggaaacTGGTTTCACGAGTTTTCAAGGGGTcagcagtcaattgaagatgaacctcgtcccggtcgcccagcaacagctgtgactcaagaaaacattgatgctgtgagggtaATGTTCAAAGcacatccacatcttacatttgattgattgatgtttgttgtttaaaggggcctagatcatcggccccatatcttacattttgtgacattgaagggaccttaaatattgggtcaagagcagcgcagaccattgttcacgattatttaggccttaccaagaaaTGTGCCCGTTGAGTGCCACagtccctgacagaaagccaaaaggaggagagaatggactggtgtcatttcatgctagaaaaattcaatggacggcagtccgaagacacctacaatatcgtcacaggtgatgaaacgtctaccattatgaccctgaaatgaAGACACattcttctgtgtggtgctttccaggggaggaaccgcCCACAAAAGTTCGTcgaagtcggagctccggaaagaagatggtggcaactttttctacgaaa is drawn from Anabrus simplex isolate iqAnaSimp1 chromosome 1, ASM4041472v1, whole genome shotgun sequence and contains these coding sequences:
- the LOC136856734 gene encoding uncharacterized protein isoform X1; this translates as MASEETFENLPGTVSVTHKHQSEINFKIVNRTHSSELMPEKDYHCINFNVNEVSEKLDQSNQEDIMTDSSGNSSPDVEDRENDNRTHSSQSNDNPILVQSSPLATNQEAEVDKPISPSGRPYSAPVVNNRNSFKEKRDRPHLELELNCKNSANLYMSVGVQVSPSPQYRLRFLPICGCSQDESEWEFCHFRFFLRLIGRWAFSQCGLGILLFLWALLGAAAFQQTEGPREDEQTTELRLMQKELIDNLAKDLKKVNSSSLNNTESLHRGRISEYVVQHEQLLLQAVSSGYGEGGGGGKVWNYAGCILFAVSLLTTLGFGAPVPRTTLGRISAVIFAAIGIPLHLLLVLNIGMLVAVKLQCLATNLQLGSSFCSAFGQCCCHYNGKKPHCSQQDIHPTEGNSVRQVEVSNESQVRETNIHFHPPFTPPCWLKCFPAISIAVYYTFGVLLFGAGRQRPFSACLLFPLDFTAAGGVGLTSSTIRTIYAIYLEGAVTLAAISVAVLQVSASKGLVNLGLKLGLLTNS
- the LOC136856734 gene encoding uncharacterized protein isoform X2; amino-acid sequence: MPEKDYHCINFNVNEVSEKLDQSNQEDIMTDSSGNSSPDVEDRENDNRTHSSQSNDNPILVQSSPLATNQEAEVDKPISPSGRPYSAPVVNNRNSFKEKRDRPHLELELNCKNSANLYMSVGVQVSPSPQYRLRFLPICGCSQDESEWEFCHFRFFLRLIGRWAFSQCGLGILLFLWALLGAAAFQQTEGPREDEQTTELRLMQKELIDNLAKDLKKVNSSSLNNTESLHRGRISEYVVQHEQLLLQAVSSGYGEGGGGGKVWNYAGCILFAVSLLTTLGFGAPVPRTTLGRISAVIFAAIGIPLHLLLVLNIGMLVAVKLQCLATNLQLGSSFCSAFGQCCCHYNGKKPHCSQQDIHPTEGNSVRQVEVSNESQVRETNIHFHPPFTPPCWLKCFPAISIAVYYTFGVLLFGAGRQRPFSACLLFPLDFTAAGGVGLTSSTIRTIYAIYLEGAVTLAAISVAVLQVSASKGLVNLGLKLGLLTNS